CCACCGTTATACATCGGTTCATAAAGATCTTCATCTATTTTGAAGATTTCTTTCTGAACTTTTTGACCAAGAATTGTTCTGGGATTTACAGTCAGCCCGTAAAAACTGATATGGGTCAGAGGGAACTCACTAAGACGATCCACATCCCTAAGGAAACCTTCCACGGACTGTCCAGGCAAACTAAACATCAAATCCCCGGAAACGCGAATTTCAGGACAATCCGTCAAAAGACGAAGCGCCGCCTCCCCCGCCTCTACCGAATGGGCTCGTCCAATCCGGGCAAGCAGTTCCTGATCAAAGGTCTGAAGCCCTAAACTGAACCGTTTTACCCCCAATTTCAGGGCATTTTCTACTGTTTCAGGAGTGGTGGACTCCGGATTAAACTCCATGGAAATCTCTCGAAGCCCCGAAATGTTCACCCCAACGGACTGGAGGCTGCCAAATACCTGGCTGAGACAATCTGACGGCAGCATAGAAGGCGTTCCGCCCCCCAAATATAAAGTTTCCGCAGTTTTCAACAATCCTGGGTGACGGTTTTCATAAAGCTCAATTTCACGACAAACCAGGTCTGAATACTCCTGAAACAGTTTCTCACTGGCAGGAAGTACGCGAAAATCGCAATAATCACAAACTTTTTTGCAAAAGGGAATGTGAATATACAGGCTAAACATGCTTTTTATGACAAAAAAAATTCTAAACTTTGTTTTCTTTTTGAAAATTTAGATTATATAAAGGATATGGATAACGAGAATAAAAAAACTTGGAAGAAAAAAATCAAGAAGAAGCTGCCGCTCCTTCTGTTTTTGACGTTATCTACCATTATCTTCTTTCTGGCGTCCACCTTGCTTCTGGACGATTCCTACAAGGACATCATCCTGATCGCCATGTTCTGGGCATTGCCCCTGTTTATCCACTAGCGGGGCGAAACCATGGCAATGACGCGTTTAACACAACGAAAGTTCAAAGCACTCTGCTTCTATATGTTTAGCTGGGTCTTCGTCGTTATCGGAGTCACCAGTCTTCTCACCTATGGATCCTCCTCTGGGATGAACATGGACAAAGTGATGCTGATGCTTCAGCTGTCCATGCTCATGGGGCTTTCCCATGGCATTTACGACGTGGTGATCCTTCAGGACGAAATGGACCGTAGACCGGTTATTGCGGCCCTTCTGATTCGTTCCAGCTTTTTTATGGCAAGTATCTGCGCGAACCTGATCCTATGCATTGTCATCTGGAAAATCGATCGCGAGAACGGCATTATCAACGTGGCGTCAGTCACCAAGATCCGGGAAATCTTCAAGGAACCCTCTACCCATATCCAGATCGTTTCCCTCTTCATCCTCGGCCACCTTATTACATTCGTTCGTTCCGTCCATAAAAAGTTTGGTACTAGAGTCTTCGTGAACACCTTGTTGGGTAAATATCAAGACCCAA
The Fibrobacter sp. UWR4 DNA segment above includes these coding regions:
- the hemW gene encoding radical SAM family heme chaperone HemW, which produces MFSLYIHIPFCKKVCDYCDFRVLPASEKLFQEYSDLVCREIELYENRHPGLLKTAETLYLGGGTPSMLPSDCLSQVFGSLQSVGVNISGLREISMEFNPESTTPETVENALKLGVKRFSLGLQTFDQELLARIGRAHSVEAGEAALRLLTDCPEIRVSGDLMFSLPGQSVEGFLRDVDRLSEFPLTHISFYGLTVNPRTILGQKVQKEIFKIDEDLYEPMYNGGVELLDRKGFTRYEVSNFAKPGFESIHNQNYWQRGEYAGFGPGAHSYVGNRRFFAPEIYPRWRDYVRNGAPEKLLAVDELSEDDVLMELFWLSLRQSSGLDLLELEKLGYKLPNCALEKWLKHGYLQVTDSPETVNIRLQDRGWIFMDDIVTDLANRCSKLE